Proteins encoded within one genomic window of Arachis ipaensis cultivar K30076 chromosome B08, Araip1.1, whole genome shotgun sequence:
- the LOC107611251 gene encoding uncharacterized protein LOC107611251: MSDIPPRRVPLPYLNDDLLWKILVKTDPKTAGRCRTLNKAWRYKLSTTLFVKMNYQENKNRSTTLIIGVGYPPTNDNSQWLLRTNPQNGKQVQLNLPVNINHFGFYSMIGSNNGNLCIRFFQDGLNSMLLIWNPLTRNVNYVSDEAKKHCCHAVSLYAFGYLFDTIEYRILHVYKRHFSHKSMSWTLYNSFDAA; the protein is encoded by the coding sequence ATGAGTGATATACCACCAAGGAGAGTGCCCCTTCCATACCTCAATGACGACCTGTTGTGGAAGATCTTGGTAAAGACCGACCCAAAAACGGCTGGAAGGTGTAGAACTCTTAATAAAGCATGGAGGTACAAGCTCTCTACAACATTGTTTGTGAAGATGAACTACCAAGAAAATAAGAACAGGAGCACCACACTTATCATTGGTGTTGGATACCCTCCAACTAATGACAACTCCCAATGGCTTTTGAGGACAAATCCACAAAATGGAAAGCAGGTTCAGCTTAATTTACCTGTCAATATAAACCATTTTGGGTTTTACTCAATGATAGGGTCTAATAATGGGAACCTATGTATTAGGTTTTTCCAAGATGGCTTAAACTCTATGTTGCTCATCTGGAATCCACTTACCCGCAATGTGAACTATGTCTCGGATGAGGCAAAAAAACACTGCTGCCATGCGGTCTCTCTCTATGCTTTTGGGTATTTGTTTGATACCATTGAGTATCGAATTCTACATGTCTACAAAAGGCATTTTTCCCACAAGTCCATGTCATGGACATTGTACAATTCATTTGATGCTGCTTGA